The genomic region GCGCAAGATCAGAAAGGAGATGTACGGACCGCCCGGCGACATATGTTCATATCCGGGGTGGCCGGAAGAGATCGCTGCCGAAGACCGCTTTACGGTGACGCTCAAGGACGGTCGGACCGTCAGCGCCAGGGCGGGCGTCCCCCTGCTCGTCTCCCTGGAGAAGAAAGGCATCGTGCCGTCTTCCATCTGCCGGTCCGGTGAATGCAGCATGTGCCGGGTCAAGGTTCTTTCCGGCAAGGTGTTCCAGCCCGCCGGTACCCCGGTGCGCAGGTCGGACACCCGGTACGGGTACGTGCATTCGTGCGTTTCGTATCCGCTCGAAGATTTGGAGATAATGATCTGAATCAAGAAGTATTATTGGAATGCTCCCTGATGATCTTTGGCAATTCAATCGTTTTGGTCTTATCTATTACTGTCGGTTCCGGATTATACAAGCGCAACGTAATTTTCAAAGGCCCTTTTCCCCTGTCAAGGGGAAGCCAATTTCCATTCTGCTTTTCATTGGATATCCGTATGACCCAACTGCCGTCTTTTTCATAGGCAATATTTGTTTCTGAAAACGAATAACGCTTCAGAGGGTTTGCTATCCAATAATTACCCGGGTATATGGTTATGTTCCACCACCTTGTGTTAAGATCCCCTTTCCCGGTAATTTTATAGGTGCAGTTGTCTTCGAGGATCTTTCCTTCTGAATCTTCAGGCAACGATCAATTTTCTATCCGGCAATAATTCCCGCAATACAAATTGCCGGTGGATGGACGCGGCCTGATAGAAACGGTAGAGATGCGATCTTAAGGCCGCCTTTGAATTTTCGGTACTGTTCATATCCGCGGACTGTTTCATCCATAATTCGGGCTTGTACAACGGTATATCGAAGGCATTTTTTCCGATTTTACCCTGCTTTGCTTCTTTCCGCCACCTGGCGATCCGGTCTTCCTTTTTTGCCTGGTACGTGAGAATGGCGGTGATCTGCTTTTCAATGCTGGAAAACGAAACGCCGCTTCCATCGGAAAGCTTGGTATTGTTCTCTGCAAATTGGGCAAACATGGCGTGCAGCGCACGGCACCCGTTGAGAAAGTGCGCTGGATTGTCCCGCTCGATACGCAATTTTTTGGGATATTCGTATTTGAAGCTCCATTTTAAATAGGGCCGGTCAGGGTACGTGGCCACCGCCCCGTGTCCCAGGGCGCCCGAAACGGTTTCCGCAAGCCAGGATTTGATGTTGGCAATAAAACCGCCCCCTTTCCCGTACCGACGGAAAAAATCCTTTTCCTTTCCTTTAATGTAGTCGGCAATGTCCGGATCCAGCCCTTTATCGAATTTGAAACTGTCATTATCCACCTTGTTGCGGCGGGAACCGACACCGGAAAACCCGAAATGCGAAAATGTATCTGCGTATACATGCGCTGCGATACCGATCAAGTAGATGCCCACACCCTGTTTTGCATAGCCGAGATGATGCTGCACCATCTCTTTTGCAACCCTGCTGTCTGCCCGGCACAACAGCCGTTCTGAAAAGGCGCTGCCTTCATTTCCGGGAAGAAAGTGAAACGGCACCCAGACCTGACGCTGGTCTTCAGGATCCCGATTTGCGATGAGATCGGATACGTGGTGAGCGGTCGCCTGGGAATCGACTCTGCCGCCATCCTGAAACTCGATGTGAGTTCCAGCGGCATTGTCGTCCACATATTGTGAAGCGAGGGCGATGGTTTTACATACTGCCGGTTTCAGCCCTGCCGTTCTGGCCAACGCATACGTTCCATAATAATGCATATCGATTTGCATGGTACCCTCCTTTGGAGGTTTCCTCTTTATTATGGGTATAATTGGAATATGAACGAGCAAGAGTTGGGTTTATATTTTCATGATTACCCTTGCATAAAATGTACAAGCGTCAAGAATTTGACGTACATCACAACTTTCATTTCGCATGTGAGCAAGTTTGTATTCTCCAGGTCCGAAACCGATTGTAGGAATACCCATGCTTACAGGCGTCACGGCATTCGTGCTGAAATCCCAAAAATCATACTCGGCGGGTTCTTGCCCGAAATTTTCCCGATATGCGGCAGTGCATGCCTGTGAAAGTTCGTGGTTCACGTCTATCTTCCACGACGGATGAAACGGTTCGTACGTGATGTCCAGTCCGGTCCAGCTTCTTCGATGGAGCGTTCCCACCTCCCATGTCGCATTTTTACCTTGAATAATCCGTTCCATTTCCTGCCTGATCTCTTCTTTCGTTTCTCCGGGAATCATTCTTCTGTCCAAATAAACTTCGCACGCCGAAGGGACGGCATTTAAGGAGGCGCTGACACTGGAAATGTTCGACATCACCAGGGTGCCCCGTAATTCCCCTTTTTTCATGAGCTCGAGATTGGTTCTATCGACCCGGTGGATGATGTCGGCCATTTCGTAAATGGCATTGACACCTTTTTCGGGAGCTGAACCATGCGCAGAGACGCCGTGCGTCTTGATAGATATCTGGGCCTTGCCCTTATGCCCTAGTGCAATGACATTGTTGGAAGGTTCGCAAATCACGACATAATCGGGTTTGAGGCCGAGTTCGTTGAATAGGTGTTTTAAGTTTTCCCCATCGCAGTCTTCTTCAAAAACACTGCAGGAAACATAAATTGTTTTGCCAGCCGTAAAACCAAGTTGCCTGGCCAAGGCGCCGGCATAGATGGAAGCGGCTGCTCCCGATTTCATATCGACCGAGCCTCTGCCGTGCAAGCGTCCATCCACAATATCCCCGCTAAATGGCGGGATGTCCCACTTTTCTTCGTCCTTAACGTCGACCGTGTCGACATGCGAATCAAACAGAATGGCTTTTTCGCCGTTGCCGATTCTGCCGACGATATTCCCCATCGAATCAATCGTGACTTCATCATAGCCGAGATCCAACATTTTCTGTTCGATACATGTGATCACTTCACCTTCCTGCCCTGAAAGGCTTTTGATCCTGACAAGGTTTTGAGTGAATTCAATAAGTTCGTTTTGTAATTCCGGAGCAAGCAAATCGGATGAATTCATTATTTCCTCTTTTAAGAACAATCAACAGACAAAGGACGGGATGTCGATTTCAGCTATTTTACAGCGAGGGCCAGTTCTTTGCCTAAGCGATATGCGCTGCTGATGGCATGTTTATCGTCTTTGACCTTTCCTTTATCGAAGATCCTGAAGACAGGCAGTTCTCCTATGATTTCATAACCGAGCGCTTCAATAGGCCGTTTCATGGCCTCTAAAGTGAAGCCCATGTCGTCAACGGATTCCTGTTCGCATACTGCCGCAATGACGGCTTTGCGCCCCTGATTGGAATGTCGGCTTGACCAGCTTCTGGGGCGGTCATTTTCAAAATTATAAAAGCAATAAAGACGATCGATAAACGCTTTCATCCAGGAGGTGACATTGTAATTATGGGTCGGGGATACCAGGACAAGGCCTTTGGAAGAAATTATTTTTTTATAAATGAGGGACATTCCATCGAGCAAACCTGTACATATTTTGTCTTTTCTGCACTTCTCGCATCCAATACATCCCTGAAATTTCACTTGCGTTAAATTCAGATAATCAGAAACCACGTTTTCTTGAGCAACGCCGGATAATATATTTTTCAGCAGTATATCGGAATTGCCATTGATTCTAGGACTTCCACTTAGGCCAAAAACCTCAACACCCGGCTTCAGGTCTAGTGCGCTTTTCATTAGTGCGATAGTCGATTTCATTTCTAAGCTCCCCAATATGGTATTCAGCAGATTTCCTGGGCCGTACGAATTGTCAAGGGGGGTCGGGCCGAGCGAACTTGCTGTATTTTTTTATAGGTTATCCCCAACAGTAGGCGGGGGAGGGGGTGTTATGTCTAGATGATATTCTTTTTTTCTCAGTTATAAGCCAAGCGCACCTTTTCACTATTCATTGTCGATGTAATGATGCCCTGCCATTCATCGCTGTTCCATGTTCCCAGTTTTTCATGCATCTTCAGATACTTTTCCGGTATGGGGTGGGTGCCGTATACGACTTCAAGACCGTACTTCGCTTTGATATAGTCATGAAAATAGACGATATGAGGGCATGGCGGATATCCGACAATAAGACCGGTGGCCAGATGGATTATCTCCGCTCCGTTTGCTTTCATTTCGTCCACGGCATATTCGATGTTGCCCCCGGGGCACCCGTCGCAACTGGTGTATCCTACAACCTCGACTTCCATATCTTTGTATCTGTTGAATGCACCCTCACGGTTCTTGAGTGACCTGAAACATTTTCCCCCGCCACATCTCCGATAACGATCACAAATAATTATCCCAATTTTGTTTGTTTTCTTCATGTAGTCTCCTTTTTAGCCTCAATAGAGCTGAATGGGGCTTCTGCGCTTCCCGATTGTAAATCTCAACAATCAGCATAGCATTGTTTTATCAATATTCTAACCACATAACTCTTCAAAATTATATGTTTTTCTACATATAACATCCTATGAAATCGATTTCACATGATATTGATGGAAAGTTGGAAAAGCAGGCAACCGTCTGTTATTAAAAACTAAAAAAATTAAAGATTCAATGAAAAAACACTTTCGGCGGCATCAAGGAGATCCCGAGGGCCAAATGCAAGCCCTGTATCCCCTGGAATTGCTTGGCCACAGTGACGTGCGCACGACCATGATATACACCCATACCATCAAGCGTCAAACTGTCAAAAAGGCCAAAAGCCCGCTTGATTTTACCTGATTAAGATTATAAAACCCTACGTGATCTCTGCGCACTGAAAGAATGGGGCGAGCATAAGTTCTTTCACCAACCTATCTGCAAAACGAGGTAACCCATGTCAGAAGACCGATTGATAGGAGAAAAAAAAGGCCGCATCTTCTTCATCACCCTCAATCGTCCGGCAAAACGCAACGCCCTGCCTTTCGAAATGCTGGCCGAAATCAGCCGGACGGTGGAAGATCAAATCATCGACCCGGAGGTTCGGGTGATCATCATCAAGGGCGCGGGGCAGGTGTTTTCATCGGGGGTGGACTTCAACTCCCTGGGCTCCCTGGTGGGCCGCTTCACCGGCGACGCCTCGGCCGGCGGCGCCCCCATCAGGGCCGATATCCACAAGTACCAGCACTATCTCAACCGATTGGAATCCATAGAAATTCCCATTATCTGCGCCTTTCACGGGGCCGTCTTCGGCATGGCCATGGAACTGGCGTTGGCCTGCGATTTTCGCCTGATGGCCGACGACTGCGTCTGGGGCATGCCGGAGCTCAAATTCGGCCTGGTTGCCGACCTGGGCGGCACGGCCCGCCTACACCGCACCATCGGCGCCTCCCGGGCCATGGAGGTGCTCATGACCGGGAAAACCTTTTCAGCCGAACAGGCTTTGAATTGGGGGCTGGTGAGCTACCTGCATCCTGCGGAAGAACTCCTGAACCGGGCCGGGCAACTCGCCCGGGACATCACCCGAATGGCTCCCCTGGCCGTGGGCGCCACCAAAAAGATCATCAGAAAGGGCGAGGGGGTCGACCTCATGACCCAGTTGGACATGGAGATCAACCTGAACAGCATGCTGCTCCGAAGCGCCGATTTTCAGGAGGGCATCGTCGCTCTCATGGAAAAGAGAGAGCCCGATTGGAAACGCAGGTGACCTCATGGTTGCATGAGCAACATGGCGAAGTATCTATAATGGTTTGTATTAAGGTTATTTTGCGGGGGGC from Deltaproteobacteria bacterium harbors:
- a CDS encoding flavodoxin family protein, producing the protein MKSTIALMKSALDLKPGVEVFGLSGSPRINGNSDILLKNILSGVAQENVVSDYLNLTQVKFQGCIGCEKCRKDKICTGLLDGMSLIYKKIISSKGLVLVSPTHNYNVTSWMKAFIDRLYCFYNFENDRPRSWSSRHSNQGRKAVIAAVCEQESVDDMGFTLEAMKRPIEALGYEIIGELPVFRIFDKGKVKDDKHAISSAYRLGKELALAVK
- a CDS encoding enoyl-CoA hydratase/isomerase family protein, with translation MSEDRLIGEKKGRIFFITLNRPAKRNALPFEMLAEISRTVEDQIIDPEVRVIIIKGAGQVFSSGVDFNSLGSLVGRFTGDASAGGAPIRADIHKYQHYLNRLESIEIPIICAFHGAVFGMAMELALACDFRLMADDCVWGMPELKFGLVADLGGTARLHRTIGASRAMEVLMTGKTFSAEQALNWGLVSYLHPAEELLNRAGQLARDITRMAPLAVGATKKIIRKGEGVDLMTQLDMEINLNSMLLRSADFQEGIVALMEKREPDWKRR
- a CDS encoding YgeY family selenium metabolism-linked hydrolase, with protein sequence MNSSDLLAPELQNELIEFTQNLVRIKSLSGQEGEVITCIEQKMLDLGYDEVTIDSMGNIVGRIGNGEKAILFDSHVDTVDVKDEEKWDIPPFSGDIVDGRLHGRGSVDMKSGAAASIYAGALARQLGFTAGKTIYVSCSVFEEDCDGENLKHLFNELGLKPDYVVICEPSNNVIALGHKGKAQISIKTHGVSAHGSAPEKGVNAIYEMADIIHRVDRTNLELMKKGELRGTLVMSNISSVSASLNAVPSACEVYLDRRMIPGETKEEIRQEMERIIQGKNATWEVGTLHRRSWTGLDITYEPFHPSWKIDVNHELSQACTAAYRENFGQEPAEYDFWDFSTNAVTPVSMGIPTIGFGPGEYKLAHMRNESCDVRQILDACTFYARVIMKI
- a CDS encoding CGGC domain-containing protein, which gives rise to MKKTNKIGIIICDRYRRCGGGKCFRSLKNREGAFNRYKDMEVEVVGYTSCDGCPGGNIEYAVDEMKANGAEIIHLATGLIVGYPPCPHIVYFHDYIKAKYGLEVVYGTHPIPEKYLKMHEKLGTWNSDEWQGIITSTMNSEKVRLAYN
- a CDS encoding DUF1214 domain-containing protein → MPEDSEGKILEDNCTYKITGKGDLNTRWWNITIYPGNYWIANPLKRYSFSETNIAYEKDGSWVIRISNEKQNGNWLPLDRGKGPLKITLRLYNPEPTVIDKTKTIELPKIIREHSNNTS